GATTTCTTTCCCGTTTTGAAAAATTAGAAGTTTACGCCAAAGTTGAAGATCAGGGCTCTGTTTCTTGCCTTGTCGAAATCGTCGTGGCAGATGTTGGCAAGTCCCAGGTCGTAGGTGAGGTCGGCATAGAACATGTCGTAGCCCACGCCGCATCCGAGGCGCAGACCGCCGTCGAATCTTCTGAAGTTGTTGCTTCTGAAGGAGCTCTGAGCCTCACGCTCGGCAAAGTTCTTGATCTTGCCGCCCACGCCCATGGCGAAATATCCACCGGCAAATGGCTCTACGGTGAACTCATCATCCACCTCGTACTTGTATTTCACGAGCACCGGAATCTCCAGGTAGTTGAGGTCGTAGGTCATCTTCTTGCCTCCGCCCAGGTCTTTCTTTCCACCTTTTTCTATATAGTAGAGACCCGTCTCCATGAATACAGGAGTTGACTCGCTGAGCGCAAAACCGCCTACAACACCCACGTTGAGACCGGTCTGCCATTTGCCGCCATCCAGACGGGCATCGTCGGAAGTAACGTAAGTGAAGGCAGGACCGAGGCGCACGCCCAGGTAGGCCTCGCCCAGATAGTTGTTGAACTTGTAGTCGAGATGACCCGTCTTCTCGTTGTAGTATTGACTATTCTTATAGTTCTGTGCTGATGATGGGAGTGCTATCATGAGCATTGCCATCAGGAAGAATACAATTCTTTTCATGTTTTTTTGTTCCTTTTATTTTAATGTTACTGACTATTATAACGTATGGGGGTGAAGAAATATTGTCTTGTCAATGCAAAGGTAATATATTTTAAGAAAGTTGCTGCGAGGGAATCCCTAAAAAATGGGGGAAAACCCCTATATGGGTAAGCCGTTGGGGGCATAAACCGGTTTATGCCATAAAAAAAGTAAAAAGTTTCTTTTTTTATTTTGTAGATTCTTCATTTCTCATTATCTTTGCAAGCAAATTATAAACGTTTATACAGGAAAATGAATTTTTTGAAGAAGTATCTGCTAGATATTCTAGTGGTGATTGTTTTTGCGGTGATTTCCTTCGTGTACTTCATGCCTGCCGACATGGACGGACGAATCCTCTTCCGTCACGACTCTGCGGCAAGCAAGGGATTGGGACACGAGAAGGAACTCTTCCAGCAGCAGACCGGCGAGACGACTCGCTGGACTAACTCCGTGTTTGGTGGTATGCCAACTTACCAGATTGCACCTTCGTATGGAAGTACCAAGGTGCTCGACCAGGTGACGAAGGCTTATCATCTGTGGTTACCCGACTATGTATGGTATGTGTTTGTCTATCTTCTGGGCTTCTATATCATGCTGCGAGCCTTCGATTTCCGACAGTCGCTGGCTGCATTGGGAAGTATCATTTGGGCATTCTCATCCTACTTCTTTATCATCATCGCCGCCGGTCATATCTGGAAGGTGTGGGCACTTGCCTATCTGCCGCCAATGATTGCGGGCATGGTGCTGGCTTACCGGGGGAAGTATCTGAAGGGCTTGCTCCTCACCGCCATCTTCTCGGCTTTCGAGGTGAACGCCAACCACGTGCAGATGACTTACTACTATCTCTTCATCATCCTCTTCATGGTGATTGCCTACTTGGTGGATGCCATCAGGAAGGGAGAACTCGCCCGCTTCGGAAAGGCTACGGCAGTGTGCGTGGTGGGTGCCCTCATCGGTATCTCGCTCAACCTGACGAACCTTTATCACACCTGGCAGTATGGACAGGAAACCATGCGCGGCAAGAGTGAGCTGGTGAAGAAAAATGCTGCCAATCAGACCAGTAGCGGATTGGATAGAAATTATATCACCCAGTGGAGTTACGGCATCGATGAAACCTGGACTCTGATGATTCCTGATGCCAAGGGTGGCGCTTCTGTGCCTCTTTCTCATAAAGAGAAGGCGATGGAGAAGGCTGATCCTAACTTTGTGCAGATTTATCAGCAGTTGGGTCAGTACTGGGGCAACCAGCCTGGCACCAGTGGTCCGGTTTACGTGGGCGCCTTCGTCTGCATGCTCTTCATCCTGGGTCTCTTTATCGTAAAGGGTCCGATGAAGTGGGCTTTGCTGGCTGCCACCATCCTGAGCATCCTGCTCTCCTGGGGTAGAAACTTCATGCCGTTTACCAATTTCTTCCTGGATTATATCCCGATGTATGCCAAGTTCCGAACGGTGGCATCCATCCTCGTGATAGCCGAGTTTACCATTCCGCTGCTGGCGACGATGGCGCTGAAGAAACTGGTGGATGAGCCTGAGGTGCTGACCACCAAGATAAAATATGTATATGCCAGCTTGGGTCTGACGGCAGGTTTCTGCCTGCTTTTCGCCCTGATGCCAGGCGTATTCTTCCCAGATTTCATCTCCGTGCAGGAGACCCAGGCGCTGCAGCAGTTGCCTGCCGAATATCAGGGTCCGCTGATGAGCAACCTCATCGAAATCCGTAAGGGCATCTTTACATCCGACTGCTGGCGTTCGTTCTGGATTATCCTCATCGGCTTCGGCTTCCTGATGCTTTACAAGATGAAGAAGCTGGGTGCCGAGTTCATGATTGCCGGTATCGCCGTGCTCTGTCTGGTGGATATGTGGATGGTGAACAAGCGTTATCTCTACGATGATATGTTTGTAGATAAGATTGAGCGTGATGCACCTCAGCAGATGACGGAGACCGACAAGATTATCTGTCGTGACAAGTCGCTCGACTATCGTGTGCTCAATCTGGCATCGAATACCTTCAATGAGAACGAGACCTCTTACTATCATAAGAGCATCGGCGGTTATCATGCTGCCAAGCTGCGCCGTTATCAGGAGATGATTGATGCGCATATCGCTCCGGAGATGCAGAAGACCATGCAGGCTGTGGCTGCTGCCGGCGGCGACATGACCAAGGTGAACGGCGACAGCATCTTCCCTGTGTTGAACATGCTGAACACCAAATATTTCATCATGCCTCTGCAGGGCGGTCAGACCGTTCCGGTGCAGAATCCATACGCTTACGGCAATGCCTGGTTTGTGGATGAGGTGAAGTATGTGAACAATGCCAACGAGGAAATCGAGGGCGTGGGCAAGGTGAACCTGCGCCATGTGGCTGTGGCTGATGCCAAGTTCAAGGAGCAGTTGGATCAGAGCGTAAAGCAGGATGATACTTCGGTGGTGAAGATGATTCAGTATAAGCCAAACAACCTGACTTACGAGGTGAAGTCAAGCAAGGGTGGTGTCATCGTCTTCTCTGAGATTTACTATCCGGGCTGGACGGCTACGGTGGATGGAGAGCCTGTGGAGCTGGGCAGAGTGGATTACATTCTGCGTGCCCTGAACGTGAAGGCAGGCAGCCACAAGGTGGTGCTCGACTTCCATCCTCAGTCGCTGAAGAACACCGAGACCATCGCTTACATCGGTTACGGCGTTCTCGTACTCCTTATTATAATAGGTATAGGAGTGGAAGTGAAGAGACGCAAGAAGGCTTCACAGGAAGTGAAGGAATAGAAGGGAGCCGAGAAGATGCTGTTTCGAACTGAAATAGAGATTCCGAAGGCCGACTTCGAGATACAACCGGCAGAGCGAATGCTCTTTGTGGGCAGTTGCTTTGCCGACAATCTGGGTCGCCGGTTTGTGGAAAACCGCTTCCGTGCCACGGTGAATCCCTTCGGGGTGATGTATAATCCGGCAAGCATTCTCCATACCGTGGAGAAGAGCCTGGAGGTTCAGCCTCGTGTGGCCGTGTTTACGCTGGGTACGAACCACGTGTATATCCTGAAGGAAACGGGCGAGATTGTGGATAACTGCCAAAAGCGTCCGCAGCGCCTTTTCGAGGAAAGGGAATTGAGCGTGGAGGAATGTGCCGGGTATCTGCAGAAGGCCGTTGATTTGCTGAAAGCTGAAAAGGTGATTATAACCGTCAGTCCCATCCGTTACGCCAAATACGGCTACCACGGGAGCCAGCTTTCGAAGGCAACGCTCCAGTTGGCAGCAGATAAACTGGTGAAGGCGAATCCGGGAGTGGTGAGTTATTTCCCTGCTTACGAAATCATGAACGATGAACTTCGTGATTATCGCTTCTACCAGGAAGACATGCTGCATCCGAGCCAGCAGGCTGTGGAGTATATCTGGGAAAAGTTCCGTGCCACCTATTTCGGCAAAGCCGCAGAACAGTTTCTGGAAGACTGGAGACCCATCCGGGAAGCACTCGGCCACAAGCCCTTCCACCCCGAAAGCGAGGAACATCAGAAGTTCATCGCCCGGACGGAAGAGAAGAAAAGACAATTTGAGGAGAAGTATCATCTTCTATAAAATAAAGATGATTTTCTCTTATTGATAATAGAAACATTAAAGTATAAAGACAATGACATATACTATTGAAAAGGTAACCACACTGATAGGTGCGCGTCGCTATGGAGACAATGATACCAGCATCGGTTTTATCCTGACCGATAGTCGTTCACTTTGTTTCCCAGAGGAAACTCTGTTCTTTGCGCTCAAGTCTGAGCGTAATGACGGTCACAACTACATTCCGGAGTTGTATCGTCGTGGAGTCAAGAACTTTGTGGTGACTGATGTCCCTAAGGGATATGCTTCTGATTATCCGGGAGCCAACTTCCTGAAGGTTGTCAACACGCTGGAGGCTCTCCAGCGCCTGGCAGAACGTCATCGTGATGAATTCAACATCCCTATCGTGGGTATTACGGGTTCTAATGGCAAGACCATGGTCAAGGAGTGGCTTTATCAGCTGCTCTCACCGAGCATGTTTGTTACCCGCAGTCCACGCAGTTACAATTCGCAGATAGGTGTGCCATTGTCGGTCTGGCTCATGAACGAGCAGACCCAGGTGGGCGTGTTCGAGGCTGGTATCAGTCAGCCGGGCGAGATGCTTGCCCTGCGTGACATCATCCAGCCTACCATCGCCGTACTCACCAATGTGGGTTCTGCCCATCAGGAGAACTTCTCTTCCCTGGAGGAGAAGTGCAGAGAAAAGCTTATCCTCTTCCATGATGCAGAGACCGTGGTTT
The Segatella copri DNA segment above includes these coding regions:
- a CDS encoding porin family protein; the protein is MKRIVFFLMAMLMIALPSSAQNYKNSQYYNEKTGHLDYKFNNYLGEAYLGVRLGPAFTYVTSDDARLDGGKWQTGLNVGVVGGFALSESTPVFMETGLYYIEKGGKKDLGGGKKMTYDLNYLEIPVLVKYKYEVDDEFTVEPFAGGYFAMGVGGKIKNFAEREAQSSFRSNNFRRFDGGLRLGCGVGYDMFYADLTYDLGLANICHDDFDKARNRALIFNFGVNF
- a CDS encoding YfhO family protein, coding for MNFLKKYLLDILVVIVFAVISFVYFMPADMDGRILFRHDSAASKGLGHEKELFQQQTGETTRWTNSVFGGMPTYQIAPSYGSTKVLDQVTKAYHLWLPDYVWYVFVYLLGFYIMLRAFDFRQSLAALGSIIWAFSSYFFIIIAAGHIWKVWALAYLPPMIAGMVLAYRGKYLKGLLLTAIFSAFEVNANHVQMTYYYLFIILFMVIAYLVDAIRKGELARFGKATAVCVVGALIGISLNLTNLYHTWQYGQETMRGKSELVKKNAANQTSSGLDRNYITQWSYGIDETWTLMIPDAKGGASVPLSHKEKAMEKADPNFVQIYQQLGQYWGNQPGTSGPVYVGAFVCMLFILGLFIVKGPMKWALLAATILSILLSWGRNFMPFTNFFLDYIPMYAKFRTVASILVIAEFTIPLLATMALKKLVDEPEVLTTKIKYVYASLGLTAGFCLLFALMPGVFFPDFISVQETQALQQLPAEYQGPLMSNLIEIRKGIFTSDCWRSFWIILIGFGFLMLYKMKKLGAEFMIAGIAVLCLVDMWMVNKRYLYDDMFVDKIERDAPQQMTETDKIICRDKSLDYRVLNLASNTFNENETSYYHKSIGGYHAAKLRRYQEMIDAHIAPEMQKTMQAVAAAGGDMTKVNGDSIFPVLNMLNTKYFIMPLQGGQTVPVQNPYAYGNAWFVDEVKYVNNANEEIEGVGKVNLRHVAVADAKFKEQLDQSVKQDDTSVVKMIQYKPNNLTYEVKSSKGGVIVFSEIYYPGWTATVDGEPVELGRVDYILRALNVKAGSHKVVLDFHPQSLKNTETIAYIGYGVLVLLIIIGIGVEVKRRKKASQEVKE
- a CDS encoding GSCFA domain-containing protein — its product is MLFRTEIEIPKADFEIQPAERMLFVGSCFADNLGRRFVENRFRATVNPFGVMYNPASILHTVEKSLEVQPRVAVFTLGTNHVYILKETGEIVDNCQKRPQRLFEERELSVEECAGYLQKAVDLLKAEKVIITVSPIRYAKYGYHGSQLSKATLQLAADKLVKANPGVVSYFPAYEIMNDELRDYRFYQEDMLHPSQQAVEYIWEKFRATYFGKAAEQFLEDWRPIREALGHKPFHPESEEHQKFIARTEEKKRQFEEKYHLL